One part of the Ciona intestinalis chromosome 5, KH, whole genome shotgun sequence genome encodes these proteins:
- the LOC100182659 gene encoding receptor-type tyrosine-protein phosphatase S isoform X5: MELDVIRLFVFIILIVTSEGRRRHRQSREAAIYQQPGQYVSPIIVAAPRSQVGVVKGIVALVCNATGNPRPDIIWEKDGKVIPMSKSRYHINKYKSDNGSGSVLWIEFARKKKDKGRYVCVATNRLGSVREYAQVNFYDEKSTPIGFPHIDIEPTVKTVERAHAMSMECVIGGSPKPTVAWYRKRVPIYLNGSRIRMDPTTGSLIITKSIDADEAKYHCSGENIHGIVFSEGASIYVKVRPKRLAYPRFSIPPRKSYDVKMNAAFNLSCVAVGSPMPVVKWQKHTAGGLVDVWPQQGMVPVIGALDYHIPHVRESANYTCVAKSRISTITATTEVRVKAVPLPPVDLQEYNEATSTTLSISWRSGDAASVTSYTVYYKIRDEQEFQQSDKVSSESFTITSLQPYTEYELRLSATNQQGQGNKSQPLFLRTAEAPPQGPPRDISAYFYQTKTIMVIWKEPQQPNGEIRNYNVYYTSNPSSPVTEWMEVPVPSGRRLTALRGLADDVTYSIRVSAINGAGESPYSEIAVVKTTHGVPPQPRNFEGKADSTTSIHLAWKRPSWGANGPPEGSSFDITSYILFYNCSGSMCTTRPRQITFPPAEEFTLSRLHPNTLYNVKLAAQTVHGMGTMTSTIAVSTLSDAPSSAPTNVTLVPINSTAVRVRWSPIPAQYQNGNIRGYQIAYAVSDVITGRTQIINAYQNRENNRDILEYTIGKLRPKTRYSVSVYAFTVRGTGMGSEPKYVATMGEVPGPPILDVQRASTGKAIIRWRPPLVSKGAVTRYALRYRCQEDVNTCPWITRLFGPNVHEYSPDDVIPGWSYQFRLSASNVEGPGPEVISTIHLQPIRPSDAPYNLSARTVFDRPGSDGSPPPTPYALNISWSPLAKHLSNGKISEYALYWSPSTIARSEPKRLSTNQTYYWFIEVLPNQKYEFNVAAVNAAGEGDKSPGIIITVTPPLHPTNPRQHSNISIQALKVDEISSSTVWLSWEPPSGVDVDHYTVSVKEANSAKVLQQESAVPQTSIRNLRSNIAYNFTVVWMGRNINGYPSWLTARTSPRQLDKSPYVLNVSDQGTVEVLLNRAINFATVKRYSVVVVPVVNDDVINPSSLNHEVLIRNSISMKKRRRKRQIGVGLPYITAQFDSLNIEEIFLVGDALNYGGYINQMLVRGRSYRIFVRAMLKTAFLSFTSSPMSEVIFIPNSQPSNPPTESPVTTVSSDQLWIIGPILAAVVILVIVLIILYTRRKNAKGIPKVKYTKPVSKHITNEKRIQHDPVEIRRQNCKTPGMMSHPPISLQQFQHHVDRLRANDNLKFSQEYESIDPGQQFIWEHSSLEVNKPKNRYANVIAYDHSRLTLSPIDGVPGSDYINANYISGYRRQNAYIATQGPMRETLSDFWRMVWEQRSTIIVMMTKCEERCKVKCDQYWPNEGYETYGLIGVTLVDEIELATYCVRTFTIIKNGVNERREIKHFQFTAWPDHGVPEHPTPVLHFMRRVKAFYQPDAGPIVVHCSAGVGRAGCFVCIDAMLDRMKHEESIDVYGQVTCMRAERNYMVQTEDQYIFIHDALLEAINSGNTELPAKDLFNHLHKLTTPDHGNPVTGMELEFKRLASNKASASRFVSANLPCNKFKNRLVNILPYEGTRVCLQPIRGVEGSDYINASFIDGYRQKRAYIATQGPLPETTDDFWRMLWEHNSTIVVMLTKLREQGRDKCHQYWPAERSARYQYFVVDPMSEYSMQQYVLREFKVTDARDGQSRTVRQFQFTDWPEQAVPKSGEGFIDFIGQVHKTKEQFGQEGPITIHCSAGVGRTGVFITLSLALERMRFENLVDMFQTVKILRTQRPAMVQTEDQYQFCYRAALEYLGSFDHYTMA; encoded by the exons ATGGAGTTAGATGTAATACGATTGTTtgtattcattattttaattgtaacgTCAGAAGGAAGAAGACGTCACCGACAATCCCGCgaag CAGCCATTTACCAACAACCAGGACAATATG TTTCCCCAATAATAGTTGCAGCTCCTCGATCACAAGTAGGAGTGGTAAAGGGAATAGTAGCTCTTGTATGCAATGCAACTGGCAATCCACGACCAGATATAATCTGGGAAAAGGATGGAAAAGTCATACCG ATGTCAAAGTCAAGATATCATATCAATAAATACAAGTCTGACAATGGATCTGGTTCTGTCCTGTGGATTGAATTTGCTCGTAAAAAGAAGGACAAAGGAAGATATGTGTGTGTTGCTACTAATAGGTTGGGTTCTGTGAGGGAGTATGCACAAGTCAACTTTTATGATG AAAAATCAACACCCATTGGGTTTCCACACATTGATATTGAACCAACAGTTAAAACAGTGGAACGTGCTCATGCCATGTCCATGGAATGTGTAATTGGAGGCTCTCCAAAGCCAACTGTTGCTTGGTACCGAAAGCGGGTGCCAATCTATCTCAATGGGTCAAGAATCAGAATGGATCCAACAACAG gATCCCTAATAATAACAAAGAGCATCGATGCAGATGAAGCAAAATATCACTGTTCCGGTGAAAATATTCATGGAATTGTGTTTTCAGAAGGAGCGAGTATTTATGTTAAAG TTCGTCCAA aAAGACTAGCATATCCTCGATTCTCCATTCCTCCTCGCAAAAGTTATGATGTTAAGATGAACGCTGCATTCAACTTGAGTTGCGTAGCTGTTGGGTCGCCGATGCCTGTGGTCAAGTGGCAGAAAC ATACTGCAGGTGGTTTGGTTGATGTGTGGCCACAACAGGGGATGGTGCCCGTGATTGGTGCCCTTGATTATCACATACCCCATGTCAGAGAATCAGCAAATTATACATGCGTGGCAAAGTCACGTATCAGCACCATAACTGCCACTACTGAAGTCCGTGTGAAAGCTGTACCATTG CCACCAGTTGATCTTCAGGAATACAATGAGGCAACATCTACAACATTGTCCATCTCCTGGAGATCTGGAGATGCCGCATCTGTAACAAGTTACACTGTATATTATAAGATAAGAGATGAACAAGAGTTTCAACAATCTGATAAAGTGTCATCAGAGAG TTTCACAATTACTAGTCTTCAACCGTACACTGAATATGAACTAAGATTGTCTGCAACAAACCAGCAAGGGCAGGGGAACAAGAGTCAACCACTTTTTCTTAGAACTGCTGAGGCTC CACCACAAGGACCTCCGCGTGACATTTCtgcatatttttatcaaacaaaaacaattatgGTAATTTGGAAAGAACCACAACAACCCAATGGCGAGATAAGGAATTATAATGTTTACTATACAAGCAACCCAAGCTCACCAGTCACAG AATGGATGGAAGTTCCTGTGCCAAGTGGACGTAGATTGACTGCATTGAGGGGACTTGCAGATGATGTTACTTACAGTATTCGAGTGTCTGCTATCAATGGTGCTGGGGAAAGCCCCTATTCTGAAATTGCAGTTGTAAAGACAACGCACGGAG TTCCTCCACAACCTCGCAACTTTGAAGGAAAGGCTGATTCCACAACCAGCATTCATCTCGCATGGAAACGTCCAAGCTGGGGAGCTAACGGTCCTCCTGAGGGTTCTAGTTTTGACAtcacaagttacattctattttataactGCAGTGGTTCAATGTGTACG ACAAGACCACGCCAAATAACTTTTCCTCCTGCTGAAGAATTTACATTAAGTAGATTACATCCAAACACATTATACAATGTCAAGTTGGCAGCTCAAACTGTTCATGGCATGGGTACGATGACATCAACCATCGCAGTGTCTACTTTATCTGATG CTCCATCATCAGCACCTACCAATGTCACGCTTGTTCCAATCAACTCAACAGCTGTTCGGGTTCGATGGTCACCTATACCAGCTCAATATCAAAATGGGAATATACGTGGATATCAAATCGCATACGCTGTATccgatgttataactggacgaACGCAAATCATTAATGCGTATCAAAATAGAGAGAACAACAGAGATATTTTG GAATACACAATAGGCAAACTACGACCCAAAACCAGATACTCAGTTTCGGTTTATGCATTCACTGTGAGAGGTACGGGGATGGGAAGTGAACCGAAGTATGTGGCAACCATGGGTGAAG TTCCAGGCCCACCAATATTAGATGTCCAACGAGCAAGTACCGGGAAAGCAATAATAAGATGGAGGCCACCACTTGTATCAAAGGGTGCAGTAACAAGATATGCTCTAAGATACAG atgTCAAGAAGATGTTAATACTTGTCCTTGGATAACTCGTTTATTTGGTCCAAATGTTCATGAATATTcacctgatgatgtcatccCCGGATGGTCGTATCAATTCAGATTATCTGCTTCAAATGTTGAAG GTCCCGGTCCAGAAGTAATCTCAACCATCCATCTTCAACCCATTCGTCCATCAGATGCCCCGTATAATTTATCTGCACGTACAGTGTTTGATCGGCCTGGTTCAGATGGTTCACCACCTCCAACACCTTATGCACTTAATATATCATGGTCACCACTTGCCAAACATCTAAGTAATGGAAAGATAAGCGAGTATGCTTTATACTGGAGCCCATCAACGATTGCTCGTTCGGAACCAAAAAGGTTGTCGACCAACCAAACATATTACTGGTTTATTGAAGTTTTACCAAACCAAAA gtaTGAGTTCAATGTTGCTGCTGTGAATGCAGCAGGTGAAGGAGATAAGAGTCCTGGTATAATTATCACGGTCACACCCCCTCTACATCCAACCAACCCCCGtcaacattcaaatatttctaTACAAGCTCTTAAAGTAGATGAGATTTCTAGCTCCACCGTATGGTTGAGTTGGGAACCACCTAGTGGTGTGGATGTTGACCATTATACTGTCTCtgtaaa GGAGGCAAACAGTGCAAAAGTTCTTCAACAAGAATCAGCGGTTCCACAAACTTCCATTCGAAACCTGCGCTCAAACATTGCATATAACTTCACTGTTGTATGGATGG GTAGAAACATTAATGGTTACCCTTCATGGTTGACTGCACGTACATCACCACGACAACTAGATAAATCACCATATGTGCTGAATGTTTCCGACCAAGGGACAGTGGAGGTTTTACTTAATAGAGCTATTAACTTTGCTACAGTTAAAAG ATACTCAGTTGTGGTGGTGCCCGTAGttaatgatgatgtcatcaatccGAGTTCACTCAATCATGAAGTTCTGATTCGAAATTCAATCTCTATGAAAAAGCGAAGAAGAAAAAGACAG ATTGGTGTTGGATTGCCATACATAACTGCTCAGTTTGATTCCCTCAACATTGAAGAAATATTTCTGGTTGGTGACGCATTAAATTATGGTGGATACATCAACCAGATGTTGGTTCGTGGTAGAAGTTACAGAATCTTTGTACGAGCAATGCTTAAAACTGCT TTTCTCTCCTTTACATCAAGTCCGATGTCTGAAGTTATTTTCATTCCAAACTCCCAACCATCGAACCCTCCCACTGAGAGTCCGGTCACTACAGTTTCATCTGACCAACTGTGGATTATTGGACCTATCCTTGCAGCAGTTGTTATTCTTGTCATCGTGcttattatattatacacaagaag gAAAAATGCAAAGGGAATTCCTAAAGTGAAATACACCAAACCAGTTTCGAAACATATAACCAATGAAAAGCGGATTCAGCATGATCCTGTGGAAATAAGGAGGCAGAATTGCAAAACACCAG GTATGATGAGTCATCCCCCCATTTCTCTTCAACAATTCCAACATCATGTTGATCGACTGCGAGCAaatgataatttaaaattctcACAAGAATATGAG TCAATTGATCCTGGACAGCAGTTTATCTGGGAGCATTCATCATTGGAAGTTAACAAACCTAAGAACAGATATGCCAATGTGATTGCATATGATCATTCACGGTTGACTTTATCACCCATTGATGGCGTTCCAGGATCTGATTATATTAATGCAAACTATATTAGTGGTTATAG ACGACAAAATGCATACATTGCCACCCAAGGCCCCATGAGAGAAACATTAAGTGATTTTTGGCGAATGGTTTGGGAGCAGAGGTCCACCATTATCGTGATGATGACTAAATGTGAAGAGAGATGTAAG GTGAAATGTGATCAGTATTGGCCTAATGAAGGATATGAGACTTACGGTTTGATTGGTGTAACACTAGTTGATGAAATTGAACTTGCAACTTACTGTGTTCGTACTTTTACTATTATTAAG AATGGAGTGAATGAGCGTCGGGAAATTAAACATTTCCAATTTACTGCATGGCCCGACCATGGTGTACCTGAACATCCAACTCCTGTACTTCATTTCATGAGAAGAGTAAAAGCATTTTATCAACCTGATGCTGGACCCATTGTTGTTCATTGCAG TGCTGGTGTGGGAAGAgctggttgttttgtttgtatcgATGCAATGTTGGATAGAATGAAACATGAAGAATCTATTGATGTTTACGGACAAGTTACTTGCATGAGAGCTGAAAGAAATTACATG GTACAGACAGAAGATCAATACATCTTCATACATGATGCGTTACTTGAAGCAATTAATAGTGGAAACACAGAACTACCAGCAAAAGATTTGTTCAACCATCTTCATAAACTGACCACGCCCGACCATGGCAACCCAGTAACTGGCATGGAACttgaatttaaa CGATTGGCAAGCAACAAAGCATCAGCATCACGATTTGTTTCAGCAAATCTACCTTGCAATAAATTCAAGAATCGTCTTGTTAATATTCTTCCATACGAGGGTACAAGGGTGTGTCTTCAACCAATAAGAGGAGTGGAAGGCTCGGATTATATTAACGCCAGCTTTATTGATGGATACAG ACAAAAAAGAGCTTACATTGCCACGCAAGGTCCACTCCCTGAAACAACGGATGACTTTTGGAGAATGTTGTGGGAACATAATTCAACTATCGTTGTTATGTTGACCAAACTACGTGAACAAGGCCGG GACAAGTGTCATCAGTATTGGCCAGCTGAACGATCTGCACGTTACCaatactttgtggttgatccGATGTCTGAATACAGCATGCAACAATATGTGTTACGGGAGTTTAAG GTGACCGATGCAAGGGATGGACAATCACGGACTGTTCGACAATTCCAGTTCACTGATTGGCCAGAACAAGCCGTACCAAAGTCAGGAGAAGGTTTCATTGATTTCATTGGTCAAGTTCATAAAACTAAGGAGCAGTTTGGCCAAGAAGGACCGATCACCATCCACTGCAGTGCGGGGGTTGGAAGGACAGGAGTTTTTATCACATTATCACTCGCTCTTGAAAGAATGAGGTTTGAGAACTTAGTCGACATGTTTCAG ACTGTGAAGATACTTCGCACACAACGACCAGCCATGGTTCAAACTGAAGATCAATATCAGTTCTGCTACAGAGCTGCTCTTGAATATCTTGGATCATTTGATCATTACACCATGGCATAG